The DNA sequence CTGACGATCGGTTTGACCTGTGACATCCTCTGAGTCGCAGAGTTCAGGTTTGGGGCGAAGCGAGGGGGAATGGAATCGGAACTATACCGCCCACTATTTCCTATTCCATTTTTTGCGTGGTGATACAATCGCTCTTATGAGGGTTGGTGAATTTCAATCCGCTACCAGGGTTCCAACATATCCTCTCAACATCGTCCCGATTCGCTTCGCTTTCCGATTCGGCTCAGCCTCTCGGAATCTTCGCTCATTTCCCTTTGGCGGGATCCATCGACAGATTTTCGGGTATGCAGAGCACTCCTGAAGCCGACATTTGTCCCGCTCACGAAAGTGGCTCGCCGTTCTGGCAATAGCGACCGTTGCCTAGTTTGACATGAGACTAAGGGTTATTAGATTCAGGCGATTTACCCGCACACTGCTGGTAACCGCTATAGCTGCATCAGTGGCAATATTACTTTTGGGCACGAGACGTGAACCATTTAGCTTTCTGCGGTCAGGCTATCTTAAGAGAGTGGATATGGGTCGATTCTCAACAAACCCGACTGGTACTGTATCGGAATTCGATGAATATGTAGTGCCCATCGATTGTACGGCACTCTTGTTATCGAGCAGAGACGAATTAAATACCCGAGGATTTGCATTATATTCAAAAGACGAAAAGTCAACAATATATGCAAATATGGGAGACTCAAGCTATATTGAATTTTCCAACCAGCCTAAAACGGCGTCGATAAATCGACTACCAAATTGTACCGTTACGTATGCTCGTTCCTTGGATGAGACAATTTGGACCAAGATTAAGTTTGAGATTTACCTTCTACAACATAGAGATTAGTGAAAGACAAACCTAGTAGAAAAGCCGACAGACGCTCGTTGTCGCTTAAAATGACCAAGTGTATGAGTTAGGGCTGATCAGTCCCCATTTCCTGACCAGGTTAGAGTTGACGAGCATTTCGTGAACTGACCAGTCACTATGTGAGATGGGTTAACCGAGTGGCCCGCATACCCGAAGGATACGTAGGGTCTTTTGCGGCCAGACTCATGGTCCTCGGGTTTCGTGTTGGATTTGGAGTTCGAACGATGTCCAACACCTTCTCGCGCTTGGTGTTACAATCAAACTTATGAAGGTCGGCGAATTTCAAACTCGCTCGGCTACCGGAGTGCCTGCATATCCTCTCAGCTTCGTCCGGATTCATATCGCTTTCCGATTCGGCTCAGCCTCTCGGAATCTTCGACATTTTCCTTTGGCGGGATCCGTCGACAGATTTTCGGGTATGCAGGCCACACCTGAAGTTGACATTTGTCCCGCCCACGAAAGTGGCTCTCCAGAGGTGCAAAATGAGTAAGGTGAATTATCTTTCAAATAGGGGCAACTCCGGATCAATTCTCAGGCAGTCAATGGAGATGTCTTGGTATTTCGCTCGAATATCTTTTGGAATTGTTGCACTTTTTGTTATGTTTGCCCATCCAATGCACGAATATTTGACAGGTGATGTGGTCCCACAGGTTTGGTCAATGATTGCTGCTGCACTGATTACTTTGGTTCTCGGCAGAACGGTCTTTATTACGATCTGTGCGGTTAGGCGAGAAAAGTGCTTTTCATCCCGCGTTTTAGTTCCGCCTCCGTCATTTGTGGCCACTTTAATATATGGTTCACTGTGTTTCCTAAGTATTGCGGTGAAAGTCCTGTTTATTGCTAGCCCTAGCATGAAATAGTTTTTGTTCACTATTGGCAAGCCACTGGAAAGGTGTTGACGAACCCTCTTCAGTTTGTTACCGGCTATCTTCTATATCGTTGATGCAAGGACGCGAGAAGCCTCAATCGTCGCTATTCGGTTCGACTCCTTAGGAGTCTTTGCTGGCAGAGGACCATCCTTTGCGCAAGATTCGCTCAGATTTCAATGTCTGATATGTGCGTTTAGCGTCTGCGTTCGAGACGAGCTACGGCCAGGTTGGCAATCCGAGCGTTCCGACTCCGGTTCTTCTTCGGGCGTGGCTTTTGATGGCTCTGTACAGCATCAGGAGCGAGCGGGCTTTGTGCGAGCAGATTACGATGAACGCGAGCTCTCGCTGGTTCGTTGGACTGGACCAGTCACGGCGTGAGTTGGGTTAATGGAGTGGCCTGCGTACCCGAAGGATACGCAGGGTCTTTTGCGGCCAGACTCATGGTCCTCGGCTTTGGGGTTGGATTGAAAGCACCGGACGGTGTCCAACACCTTCTCGCACTTGGTGTTACAATGGCGCTTATGAGGGTTGGTGAATTTCAATCCGCTACCAGGATTCCAGCATATCCTCTCAACATCGTCCCGATTCGCTTCACTCATTTCCCTTTGGCGGGATCCATCGACAGATTTTCGGATATGCAGGCCGCTCCTGAAGCTGACATTTGTCCCGCCCATGAAAGTGGCTCGCCCGAGGTAGTACTAGAAGCTGAGGTTTGCATTGGGCTGTCGGCATTTCTGACCAAAATTGAAGGATGCGGCACCTGTAAGGAACCCCCAGGCGAGGTTGGGTGGGTTGATCCAACGTTCACATTCGAGTGGACCTCAGCTACCCCATCCATTGGAATAAAGGTTGGTGGAAAGCGTGAAAAGTGCAAGTGACGATAGTCGTTTTGGATATGGCAATTATGCTAGATTTGTTCTAATCCTTGGATTCTTGATCTCATCGGGCGTGGACGCGGTGTTCATCGTTGTGAGTGTCCGAATGCTTCTGAATAACCGTTTGGATCAAGTGTTGCTGGGATCCATCGCTATAGTTCTTACTAGCATAGTTGTATCTGTAGTTAGCTACCTTTTCTTTGTCGTTTGTAAAACCGATTTAGTCATACTCAAAGACGGCCTAGCTGAGTTCAGATTTGGCACAAAGAAGAATTCTATATTATGGGACGATGTTGAAGACTTGGAGACTTTCCTTAATAAGTCCGTTCGTACTTTCGTCGTTTATGGTAAGGAAAATCAGTCAATAATGTTCAGTGCATCTTTGCCGCGATATAAGAGGCTTGTGCGGGAGATTGAAGCGAGGACCTCGAAAAGCTTCAATAAGTGAAGTTTTCTCGGACGACATTGGTGTGCCTTTGATTTGCTTGGAGATATGTTCTAGTCTCTCAAATGTCTCTCAATTGGAGGAGACGTCTGGAGATTTCTAGACATGCCCGAAGATTCAATGTACGAGAACTCCCACGACACTATAGGGGTCATCCCGATCGGGATACCGCCACCATTTTCTTCCCTTAAGAACCAAAACGCATCAGCGGTATGGGGCTTAGCCGTGGGTAAAAAGGGCACGGACTTCAATTCTTGAGCATGAAATTCCCACGGCCATCTACTCGGCAAAAGCGCTCACAAAGTTCTCGATGATCACCGTCTTCACGTGAACGTTGCGAGGCGAGGCCAACATCCACAATCCCAGATCGGCGACTTGGTCGATCGTCATCATTCGTCCACGCTGTTCGGGCGTCGCGTGGTCTCCCCAAATGTCCGTGTCCGCCGCGCCCGGACCAACGCTCATCGCCCGGATTCCGAAGGGTGCGCCCTCCAACGCCAGAACCTGCGTAAGTCCGTTAAGACCCCACTTGCTGGAGCAGTAAGCGCTCATGTCGGTGTAGGCGTTGTCGCCGGCGATCGAGCTAATGTTCAGAATCTGGCCCTTCGATTCCTTCAGGTGCGGCCACGCGTGACGCGAACACAGAAATGGCCCACGAAGATTGGTGGCGATGACCGCGTCGAAGTACTCGGTAGAGGTCTCCTCGAAGGGAATCCAGTCTCCGATTCCCGCGTTATTGACCAAGATATCGAGCTTCCCGTAATGCGCAATAGTGGACGCAACGACCGACGCGATATCGGTCTCTTGGGTGACGTCGCACCGAAGCGCGAGATGTTCTGGCCCAAGCTGAGCGGCGGCGCTTTCCAGCACGTCCATCCGACGACCACAAAGCACCACCGACGCCCCTTCCGCCACAAGTCCACGGGCAAAGGCCAAGCCAAGTCCAGCCCCTCCGCCAGTTACGAGCGCAACCTGGTTCTCAAACTTCATTTTCGCCATTGTACATCCGGCATCGGAAGTCTGAGACGGTCACTTTAGCTCTTCAGCGAGCCCAATCAAAATCCCTTCGGGCCCGCGGATGTAGCACAGCCGATAGATGTCCTCGTACTGCACAACTTCCCCCTCGAGCGTCGCCCCGATCTTCAATAACTTCGCCAGCACCTCGTCGAGATTTTCCACCGCAAACATCACGCGCAAATACCCAAGCGCATTGACAGGAGCCTTGCGATGGTCCGCCACCACGGCAGGACGAATAAAGCGCGAAAGCTCTAGTCGCCCATGCCCGTCCGGCATCCGCATCATCGCAATCTCAACCTCTTGATCACCCAAGCCTGTGATCCGCCCCGCCCATTCTCCCTCGACCTTCGCCCGACCTTCGAGTTCGAGCCCAAGCTCCAGAAAGAATTCGATCGCTACCTCGAGGTTCTCGACGACGATCCCGATGTTGTCCATTCGCAATGCGGCCATAAGGTCATTATTGCTCGACTCGGGCGGTTCTACGTCTCGTCCCGGCTTCCATGGAACTGACGAACCTCAACGGGCGCCCGGCAGGAAAGGGCCGCCTTTCGGCCCCACTCCAAGGCCTCTTCCATGTCGGCGACTTCCAGAACCCAAAGTCCGGCAACATGCTCACCGCCGGGTAAATAAGCCCCATCCGAAACGACCACCTCGCCACCCGGCTTAGCCACGAGCGACTTCGCGGTTTCGGCCCGGTGCAGGCCGCCAACGAATACCCGAACGCCCGCCGCAACCATTTCGTCGTTCAGGTCGTCGATGGCTTGAATCCTCGCTTTGTCTTCGCCGGAACCATCATGGTCATCAGCATGGTGAACGGCAACTAAAAACTTCATCGTACTTTTCCGTTGGACAAGGTCCCGACCTTGCCTTCATCATCATAACGAACGACCAAACGGAAATGGGACGAGCCTACTAAAAGAAAAGTCCCTTTGAGTTTGGCTTGGCAAACGCCGTAACGCTCTCGTAACGGTGACCAGTGCAAGAGTGTCCTGATAGGAACACTCTATGATCAATCGTAAACTGCCTCCTCGTCTGCTCGGATACGCCGCATTATTGACCCTGCTCGCCTGCGGCGGAGGAGGCGAAACCGTCGGACCCACGATCGAAAATCCGACCGTAAGCATCACTTGGCCGGCGCGAACCCGCGACGACGGGGCGATTCCTGCCCCCGGCTCGGCCCTCTCCGCTCATGTTTATATCGAAGGCGTGAATACCGGCGCCAACTGCGATGTGTACATCACGCGCGATGACAACACCAGCCTGCACACCGGGAGGTACCCGATCGGCCAGCCCTGGACCCACGAACCGGCTCGCATCACCTCGACCTTCTTCTCGGGCCCCAACCAAACCGGCGACATCGTCGGCGTCGCGACCGGCGACGTGAATGCGACGGGCAACAATTTCAACCTGATCAATTTCAGCTTGACCAACACCGTCAAATCCTGCAAAGTCATCCCACCAACCACCGTCAGCGTCGGCTCGACCGCGACCCAGCTCCTTTTCGAAGCCGATGGTGACCAAAGCACGGTCGTTGCGGTCTCGCCTGGATCGGCCAAATGGACGCTTGTTTCTGGAAGCGGCGCAACCCTGACACCGGACGGTCTACTGACAGCGACGGTGGCAGGAACCCTAACCGTCAAGGTGACGGTCGATGGCATCGCCAGTCAAAACACGACCATCACGGCGACCGAGGGAAGCATCGGACAGGTGACCTTCGAAGACCTTTCTAGCGCGGACGCCGCCGTCGCGGCGGGTACGGCTTCCCCCGGCTCAGGAACGATCGGCGGCTACTTCTCCTACGAATTCGCCCCTGAACACGACCGAGCCGCCATTTGGTCCAACGGCGAAAGGCAAGACTGCCACCCGACCGGGATGTATAGCTCCATCATCAACGCGATGGATGGCGACGTCGGCGCGGGAACCATAAGCCCGAATGGCAGTTCCTTCTCGGCCGCCATCATCACCCACGGCGGCTACGTGAACCTTTGCCCGACCGACTTCTCGGAGGCATTGGGCATCAGCGGTTCCACCGAGGTCGGACATAAAATAAGGAAAGCTTGCCTTTGGATGGGCTCTGCCGCTAGCTACGTCGATCTCCACCCCTCCGAATGGCGCGAGTCCTATGCAACCGCGATTTCGGGTTCAAATATCGTCGGATGGGTCACGAGCACCCCCACAATTCCCGGAAGCAAGGCGGTTATGTGGACGGGTACCGATCACACTCTGGCCTACCTCGACCCAACCGGCTACAGCGGCTCGGCGGCGTATGCTGTATCGGGCAATACGGAGGGCGGAACCTTTACGCAAAACGATGCCAGCAAGAGCATCCACGCCTGCCTATGGCACGGCTCCGCCGACAGCGTCGTAGACCTCAACCCATCGTTCGCGGGCGGCTCGCAAGTACTGGGTCTTTCCAACGATGTCGCGGTGGGGTGGTACGTGTTGCCCAACAACGACCAAATCTATCGAGCCTGTATCTGGAACGGCACCTCTAGCCACTTCGTCGACCTCAACGCGGCGTTGGGATCGTCATACATCACCGGAAGCCAGGCGCTCAGCGTTTCGCCGGAGCTTGGCGGGTACCAGGTTGTGGGGTGGGCAAAGTCCAAAGAAGGCGAAACCTATGGCCGACGAGTGATCGTCTGGCACGTTCCGTCGAGTCTGCTGTAAGAGCACGAACGAAGGAGGCGGAAGCAGGCCGCCTCTCACTGTCCAATTTGGCGGAACAAAACCTTTTGGCGCAAAGTATTAGTGACCAATGATCGCCAGCATTCTTGCCGTCGCGATGGCCCCTTATCCGCTTCCCGCGGTTGAGTTCAAGACGGCCACGCGGCATCCTATGAAGTACTACCTTTCGTTGCCCGAAGGATGGAACGCAGGCAAGAAATGGCCCGTTGTTTTGGCGATCGAAGATGCCGAGAGAGACTTCGCCGGAGCCGCCGAACGATTCGCCAAGGCCCGAGGTCACCAGCCCTTCATCGTAGTGGTGCCGATGGTCGTCACCAACGGAGGGCCAAGCTATCGGAGCGTGCCGACCTACAAGTATTCCGCTGAAGATTGGAAAAGGGTCGATCAGGTCGGAGAATACAATTTCGACCTCGACGGCATTAGTGCCGTCCTCGCCGACGTCAAAGCCACCTATTCCGGCGAACCGAAGGCGTATGCTTCGGCGTTTGAGGCCGGATGCCACACACTCTTCGCGCTGACCTTCCGCCACCCGGATTGGCTGAACGCATCCGCGCCGAATTCGCCCAACTATCAGGGCCGAGGCATCACCGAAGGAAGCTTTTCGAAGTCGAGCGCCAAAGCTGACCTTCCCATCCACGAAATCCACGGAAGCGACGACCCATTCTGCGCACCGGGCAAACCGTTTTTCGCCCAATGGCAAGCCGCCGAAGCCGCCGCTAAAAGCCACGGATTCACCAAGATTTCAACGCAATCCGTCCCGGGTAAGGGCCACGTTTGGCTGATGAGCGAGGCCCTCGCCTACTTTACGAGTCTTCGCCGATGAGCCGAAATTACTTGAGCACGGGCTCAAGAACACGTAGGCGCGGTTTCCCCCCGTCGTCCTTCAGGGCCACGAACACATGGTGGGTTTTCTGGTCCACAGACAATGTGTGAGCGTTTGCCGCGTTGTACGAGCCTAGCGACTTCAGCCCCCGCCCCACGACCTCGAAAACATCGACCGCGCCACCCTCGCACCCGACATAGAGCCGCTTCAAACCCTTATCGAAGGCCAGCACATCGGGACCACTTGTGACCGGAAATTTCTGAAGGGTCTTCATGGTAGCCAAATCCACAACCAACAACGAATCGCTGCCTTCGCACGACACGTAGGCCAAGTTGCGAGCAGCGTCGACGTAGAAGCCGTGGGGCTGATCGCCGCCGGATATCGGATATTTCTTGACCGTTAGCGTTTTCGGATCGATCGCGGCCATCTCATTCCGGCTTTGAACCGCAACCAGGATGCGATTGTTCTTCGCGTCGTATTGAGTGTTGCCCGCCTCCCCTCCCAGATCAATCCTAGAAAGGACCTTATTCGTCACCGCATCGATGACCAAATCGATTCCGCCCGACTCATCGGAAACAAACACCCGCCTCACGCCCGGAACATACGCGATGCCGTCGGGAAAACGCACACCCTTCAGCCTGGTGATGACTTTCAGAGTATTCATGTCTGTCACGACGACCTCGTGGGTTTCCGTTGCCGACGCGTAGACCTTTTCCTCGTTCGGGACGGCCAAGACTCCGGTCACGGTTCCGTAACCCGGCAGATCGGCAACAACCGCTTTTTTGTCGACATCGATGACCACCAGGTGTCCGTCACCCATGTGGGAAAGGAAGAGACGACGCGACTTTTCGTCGAAAGACTGGTAGTCAAATCGCGTCGTCCGACCCGGAAGATTGATCACCTCAGCCAAGTGCAAGGGTGGGCTCTGCTGAGAGCCTGCCGCAAGGCCGAAAAGAAGCCAAACGCCAATCATATATCGAGTATGTAACCAAAGTACCGTGCGGTTGCGTTATCCCGCCGCTCTCTTCACCAACTCTCTCAGCCTCGCCTCAACCTCCGGCGTCCACTCCTTCAGGGCAAAGCCGGTGGGCCACATCGGCCCGTCGTCCAGCTTCGCCATGTCCGAGAATCCGACCGTCGAGTATCGCGTTTTAAACTTGGTGCCGCCTTGGAAGAACACCACGACCTTGCCGCCCGCGCCAGCGTAGGCCGGCATTCCGTAGAAGGTTCTCGGCGTTAGCTCCGGTGCCGCCTCTCGAATCACGGCGCACACCACCTCACCCAGGGCTCGATCCGCCTCCGGTAGCGCCTCCAACGCTTCCTTCAGGAGCTGGCCGCCGTCAACGTCTTTGGCCCGCTTCCGTTCGCGCATCGTATCGCGCAGGGCGGCTTTCTCTTCTTTACTCAGTCCTTCGCTCATCGCCTCACCAATTTGGCACCTTGACCTCGATGCCGAACTGCTCGGAATACTCCCGGTTCAGCCTCTGCCAACCCTCCAGGTGAAGGGCGTCGTGAGCGACCAATCGACCGATCGGCTCGCCCGCCAGCAGGAAGTCCAGCACGTCGAAGCAGACATGCCATCCAGCCGCGCCCATGCCGATGTAACCGCGGGCGATGTTCGTCCAAAGGGTCAGCTTTGTGCCCTCGTCGGTCGGTTCCAACTGCCACAGCATGTTGAATGTGCCCCATTTGTATTCCAGCACGTGCGGAGCCTCGGCTCGCGTCACGGTCGTCTCCGAGGCGTACTCGGGCGGAGCGCCGACCGTCGTCAGTTTGGCGGTCACGCCGACCTTCCCCAGATTGCCATCGGCATCAAATGGCGACCACTGCGACAACTGCTCCGGCTCCGTCAGGGCAGCCCAGACCTTCTCGGGCGAATGCCGCAAGCTCTTCTCAACCACTAGGGTCCAATGGTCCCCGTCTTTCTCTACATGTGCGACGTTCGCCGCGCCCGGACTGTATAGTTCTCGATTACTCATTTGTCTTCTCTCAGCTACTTAAGTTCATTTGAAAAAATCTTTGTGCTCGCTAGTCCTGCAAGCCTTTGCCTTCCATGATCATAGGTTTCGATTTCTCGATCCTCGCCTCTCGCGTTTTGGCTTGCTTGGCTCCAGCAAAATACAGCAGATAGCCTCGCTGTCGGCCCGGCGTCAAGGCCTCAAAAGCGGCTCGATACTCGGCGTCCTGGTCCAGTCGCTGCTGGAACTCTTCGACGACCGTAAATTCGCTCGTCGGCTTCAGAGCCACCCTTAATCCCGCGTCCTCCACCACGATCGCCTCGCGGATGTAAGCCAAAATGATCGGCTCCAGACGGTTGATCTCGTCCACGCTCGCAACCCGAATTTGGCGGCTGGACTGCACGTTTTCCGTTTGCTGGATCAGCACATTGTGAGGGTCCTTCAGGATCGCACCCTTGAAGAACAGCAGGGCGCAGTACTCGTTAAATCCATGGATCAGGACGATATTTTTCTTGTCGTGCGTGTAGCATGGGCAGCCCCATTTCAACTCCTCCGTGAGGCCGCTGTCGAGGGCGATCTCTCGCAACCTTGCATACTCGCTCTTCCATTCCACCGGACGGTTGAAAAACCAATCCACCTTCGGATTCGGCTCGCTCATTCTTGGTCCTCCATCTGATCCAAATGACGTTCTAGGGCGTCCACATGCGCCGTCCAGAATCGGCGGAAGGGCGTCAGCCAATCCTCGACTTCGCGCAAAGACTCCGCCCGCACCCGGTACACCCGTCGCTGGGCGTCGATCTGGGCCTGCACAAGCCCCGCGTCGCGCAGCACCCGCAAGTGCTTCGAGACCTTTGGTTGAGACATCCCCAACTGCTTCTCGATCTCGCCAACCGACTGCTCCGAAGCCGCCAATAGGCTCAGAATCGCTCGGCGATTTGGCTCGACGATTACTTCAAAGACCGATTGCATGTCGTTATTATACGTTTATACGTATATACATGTCAATACATATAAGAAAATCCAGGACCTGTGCCCAATTGGAACCCGAACAACTTCGATTCAGTTAAAATGTTCGATAGGAAGGTATCCCCCATGAAGCAACTCTTCGCTCTCGCGCTCGCTGCGGCCATCTTTAGCGGGTTCGCGTCCCAAGGCCAAGACCCCAAGGCCATTCTCCAACAGGTCCGAGAATTCCAGACCAAGGCGTACGACAGCGCCCCGAAGCCATTCACCCAAGAAGCATTCGACAAGATTCAAGTGCAGGTGAAGCAGATGATCCGCGACTCGCTCAAGGATGTCGACCCCGCCAAGGTCGATGCGAAGGATTCGTACGACTGGGCTGAGCTCTACTCGATGATCGACGAGCACAAGACGGTATGCGACCTGGCCCACAAATTCCTCACCACAAACCCGACGCCCGAGCAGAAGTTCCAAGATCAGCTTCTCATGATGCGAAGCTGCAACGCCCTCGGCGAGGCCGACATGCTGGAGAGCACGCTCACCGAAGTCACCCCAACCTCCTCGAACGACAGCATGAGCCTGGCCTACCAGGTCGGCGACTTCGTCGACACGATCGCCTCCAAGAAGGGCAATGACGAAGGCATGAAGGTCCTGGACCAGGTTCAGAGCCACCTTAAGCTGGCCGACCCGAAGGAGACCGCCAAGAAGCGACTGGAAGCTGAAAAGAATCCGCCGAAAGGCAACGGGAACAGCATCCCCGCCACTCGGATCGGCGGCACGAACGGCCAAAAGCCGCTCACGGATGACGAAAAGCTGGCTCAGTACGAGAAGCAGGCCCAAGCTCAGAACGACTCGGTTCTCTCCGAACTCGTGATGAAGAAGGCTAGCCTCTTCCAGCAGATGAAAAAGAAAGACCAGGCCGTCGCCAGCATTTCCGACTTCATCAAGGGCCACCCCAGCCTTTCGCCTTCGGCCAAGAACCAGCTCGAAATGTCGTCCAAGCAGATCGGCCTGACCATGACACCCGCAACCGACCTCCAGGCGGAAAAGACCATCGGTTCCTTCAGCGGTATCGGCGCGCTGAAAGGTAAGGTCGTCGTTCTCGACTTCTTCGCCCACTGGTGCGGCCCGTGCATGGCCTCCGTGCCCAGTATGGTCGACATGTACAGTGAGCTCCACGACAAGGGACTCGAGATCGTCGGCGTCACTCAATACTACGGCTTCTTCGGCAAGGACCGAGGCATCACACCAGAAGACGAATTCACGAAGCTCCAAGGCCTGATCACTGACAAGAAGATGACCTGGCCGATCGTCGTCGGGCCGAAAGACAACAGCCAGGCGTACGGCGTCTGGGGCATTCCTGAGACCGTCATCATCGACAAGCAAGGCATCGTCCGCGACATCAAAGTTGGCTACGACCCAGCCCAGGAAGCGGCCATCAAGAAGGAAATCGAAGACCTCCTGAAGGAGTAGTCTTCATCGCTCAAAAGCTCGGCGTCGATCTTTCGGTGCCGAGCTTTTTTTATGGCTTCGCAAGCCGAATTCGGACGAACTTTGGCCAATAGAGATCGGCATTTCGCGCCACTTCCCAAAAATCGAACGAATTGACGGCGTACGTGACTACTACCTCGTCGCCCGCCGACAGGCTCGGGTGAGCCTTCGCCGCGTAGGTGAAAACGTTCTTCATCGTTCCCATTTCTGGACAGGTGTACAAGGTCGCCGCAGTGGACCAAGGTCCCCACGGGTGCTCGGCGTATCGCCCAACGATCTTCGGCGACAGCCCATTCTCCGTCGTGACCTCCAAGTACCCACGGCCGAACCGCGTAACCGAGTACTCGGTGGCAATCTGATCGGACAGCGGAGCCGCCGCCGCAAACGACTTCGCCCAGCCTTTGCCGTCGAAATACTCCCACCGACTCACGTCGTCGACCATCGTTTTTGGCACCCGGGCAAGAGTCATCGAGCGGGCGATCTGCCCGTCTTTGCGGTGTTCGTCGGTGCCATAGATGTAGGCCCAGTTCCCGTCGATCATCGACGAGGCTCCCCAAACCAACGTCCGGTCCGGCTGAAACAACGTGTTCGTGAGTCGGATCTGCTTGGTCTGCCACGTGTTCGGATCATCACTCGGATTGGGCGTCACGCCCAGCCACAGGCCGGTCGAGCGGAAACTGAATACGCCCTTGTCGTCGGTGTGCTCCACCTCGTTGAGGAACTGAAAGAGCGTCCCGCCGGCGTAGCAGCCAGACTGGAGCCAGAACCACCCGTGCCCCTCACTCGGCACGATTTGCGAAGCCGCCTTCCCTTCCTCGGTCTTCCGCAAATAGAATTCGGCCGGAGACTTGGCCGATGCCTGCACCCCGATCGTGTTGTTCACCATCGACGCCTCGACGCGGTGTCCGTCACGAACTTTGCCGACCCATGTATCGCTGAACAGCCAGAGCACCTTGCCCTTGCCGATGGTCACCGAGTAGTCGCCATCTGCCCCGACCCAGCCGTCCTCCCGCCGAAAGAGTGCGTCTAGCTCGGGCGCGGGTTTCGCCGACAGCGCCGTCGGCGGCTGGACGGTCCCAAAACCAAAAAGGCAGAGTGCGGACAGCATTTCTCTATACTATCCGCACTCTGCCGATCAACGCCTAGTTATGCGAAGCGCACGAGCCCTGCGGGTCACCCACGCCATGTGTCAGGAACTTCGCCAGGCTGTCCTGCACGAAGAAGCTCCATCCCTGCACGCATCGCTCGTAGCATTCGCACGAAGGCGTCAGTCCCTCGTGCGTCAGCGTCACTCGCGTTCCTGAGCCGGTCGATTCGAGGTCGAATACGACCTTCGTACCCGTCCATTCGGTCTGGTTTTGAAGGAACGGCAGACTGCAGTCCGTAACCTCCCAGACCGTGCGCCGCGACGGAGCGATCTCGGTGACCCGGAAGTCGGCGAAGGTTGCATCGAACATCACGCGGAAGGTGTCGCCAACCTTGTCCGCGCTACCCACCGTGCTGGAGCACCACCAGCCGGAAACGCACGCGATCTTCTCCTGGGCCTCGCT is a window from the Armatimonadota bacterium genome containing:
- a CDS encoding metalloregulator ArsR/SmtB family transcription factor, which gives rise to MQSVFEVIVEPNRRAILSLLAASEQSVGEIEKQLGMSQPKVSKHLRVLRDAGLVQAQIDAQRRVYRVRAESLREVEDWLTPFRRFWTAHVDALERHLDQMEDQE
- a CDS encoding SDR family NAD(P)-dependent oxidoreductase, producing MAKMKFENQVALVTGGGAGLGLAFARGLVAEGASVVLCGRRMDVLESAAAQLGPEHLALRCDVTQETDIASVVASTIAHYGKLDILVNNAGIGDWIPFEETSTEYFDAVIATNLRGPFLCSRHAWPHLKESKGQILNISSIAGDNAYTDMSAYCSSKWGLNGLTQVLALEGAPFGIRAMSVGPGAADTDIWGDHATPEQRGRMMTIDQVADLGLWMLASPRNVHVKTVIIENFVSAFAE
- a CDS encoding redoxin domain-containing protein encodes the protein MFDRKVSPMKQLFALALAAAIFSGFASQGQDPKAILQQVREFQTKAYDSAPKPFTQEAFDKIQVQVKQMIRDSLKDVDPAKVDAKDSYDWAELYSMIDEHKTVCDLAHKFLTTNPTPEQKFQDQLLMMRSCNALGEADMLESTLTEVTPTSSNDSMSLAYQVGDFVDTIASKKGNDEGMKVLDQVQSHLKLADPKETAKKRLEAEKNPPKGNGNSIPATRIGGTNGQKPLTDDEKLAQYEKQAQAQNDSVLSELVMKKASLFQQMKKKDQAVASISDFIKGHPSLSPSAKNQLEMSSKQIGLTMTPATDLQAEKTIGSFSGIGALKGKVVVLDFFAHWCGPCMASVPSMVDMYSELHDKGLEIVGVTQYYGFFGKDRGITPEDEFTKLQGLITDKKMTWPIVVGPKDNSQAYGVWGIPETVIIDKQGIVRDIKVGYDPAQEAAIKKEIEDLLKE
- a CDS encoding VOC family protein, with protein sequence MAALRMDNIGIVVENLEVAIEFFLELGLELEGRAKVEGEWAGRITGLGDQEVEIAMMRMPDGHGRLELSRFIRPAVVADHRKAPVNALGYLRVMFAVENLDEVLAKLLKIGATLEGEVVQYEDIYRLCYIRGPEGILIGLAEELK
- a CDS encoding DUF4185 domain-containing protein encodes the protein MLSALCLFGFGTVQPPTALSAKPAPELDALFRREDGWVGADGDYSVTIGKGKVLWLFSDTWVGKVRDGHRVEASMVNNTIGVQASAKSPAEFYLRKTEEGKAASQIVPSEGHGWFWLQSGCYAGGTLFQFLNEVEHTDDKGVFSFRSTGLWLGVTPNPSDDPNTWQTKQIRLTNTLFQPDRTLVWGASSMIDGNWAYIYGTDEHRKDGQIARSMTLARVPKTMVDDVSRWEYFDGKGWAKSFAAAAPLSDQIATEYSVTRFGRGYLEVTTENGLSPKIVGRYAEHPWGPWSTAATLYTCPEMGTMKNVFTYAAKAHPSLSAGDEVVVTYAVNSFDFWEVARNADLYWPKFVRIRLAKP
- a CDS encoding SRPBCC domain-containing protein, which codes for MNTLTDSKLDIQASIEAPVSASEAQEKIACVSGWWCSSTVGSADKVGDTFRVMFDATFADFRVTEIAPSRRTVWEVTDCSLPFLQNQTEWTGTKVVFDLESTGSGTRVTLTHEGLTPSCECYERCVQGWSFFVQDSLAKFLTHGVGDPQGSCASHN
- a CDS encoding polyketide cyclase — translated: MSNRELYSPGAANVAHVEKDGDHWTLVVEKSLRHSPEKVWAALTEPEQLSQWSPFDADGNLGKVGVTAKLTTVGAPPEYASETTVTRAEAPHVLEYKWGTFNMLWQLEPTDEGTKLTLWTNIARGYIGMGAAGWHVCFDVLDFLLAGEPIGRLVAHDALHLEGWQRLNREYSEQFGIEVKVPNW